In one window of Coffea eugenioides isolate CCC68of unplaced genomic scaffold, Ceug_1.0 ScVebR1_1358;HRSCAF=2196, whole genome shotgun sequence DNA:
- the LOC113755258 gene encoding uncharacterized protein LOC113755258: MRRRGLPVVSRCSCCLQEAESVPHLFVNGPIASEVWGHFASKFGILHSTPDDIQLVWRMWATSLTRIPAHHIRCVLPFVITWFIWRGRNKARFEGQVFSARGVIVEVGNFLHDLGRANRLDKVQFRGDQDCEWARLASGTARKRRPVVVTWAMPPARQYKLNTDASVVNGKASGGGVLRDSHGRVIFAFYKEFGDKGVLHAEALAVLEGLLMCAIRGLRGVLVEVDSAVLVSLVKSSVLGGWLYCSVLRRIRRLLDQVAVSFRHIFREANGVADRLAALQGCPSKVFDSPQLLPREVRGCIAMDVAQVPSFRLVLE; the protein is encoded by the coding sequence ATGCGAAGACGTGGACTGCCCGTGGTGTCCAGGTGCTCATGCTGTCTTCAAGAGGCGGAATCAGTGCCACATCTGTTCGTTAATGGACCAATAGCAAGTGAGGTTTGGGGACATTTTGCAAGTAAGTTCGGCATTCTACACTCCACTCCGGATGATATTCAGCTTGTTTGGAGGATGTGGGCCACTTCGTTGACTCGCATCCCTGCTCATCATATTCGGTGTGTCCTACCGTTTGTGATTACATGGTTCATATGGCGGGGACGAAATAAGGCACGGTTCGAAGGCCAGGTTTTTTCAGCAAGGGGGGTCATCGTGGAGGTTGGCAACTTCTTGCACGACCTGGGCAGAGCAAATAGGCTGGATAAGGTACAGTTTCGGGGTGACCAGGATTGCGAGTGGGCACGGTTAGCATCAGGTACAGCCCGTAAACGGCGACCGGTGGTGGTAACCTGGGCAATGCCTCCGGCCCGGCAATACAAGCTAAACACGGATGCGAGTGTGGTCAACGGGAAGGCTAGTGGAGGAGGAGTGTTACGGGACTCACATGGTAGAGTTATCTTTGCATTCTATAAGGAGTTTGGGGACAAAGGAGTGCTGCATGCTGAGGCTTTGGCCGTATTAGAGGGGCTGTTAATGTGTGCGATCAGGGGATTACGAGGGGTTCTAGTGGAGGTGGACTCGGCGGTGCTTGTGTCCTTAGTTAAATCATCGGTACTGGGAGGTTGGTTGTATTGCAGTGTGCTACGGCGGATTCGCCGCCTGTTGGATCAGGTTGCTGTGTCGTTTAGGCACATATTCCGGGAAGCAAATGGGGTTGCAGATAGGTTAGCTGCTTTGCAAGGTTGTCCGAGTAAGGTTTTTGATTCACCGCAGCTCCTACCAAGAGAGGTTCGGGGGTGCATTGCTATGGACGTCGCTCAAGTCCCGTCTTTTAGATTAGTGCTTGAATAG